From a single Maylandia zebra isolate NMK-2024a linkage group LG3, Mzebra_GT3a, whole genome shotgun sequence genomic region:
- the LOC143416520 gene encoding transmembrane protein 272-like: MLDTYTLTYVYRRRPPFVVVGCFQVILFVMHIAQLIMGALNLHDCPREPFIPIYLLVVGVVTLLFSILQCLRNCRSAWSCLVSLFVFCWFIAGNVWIYSVYEPNYNKTASPHMYCDKTLYLFAFWTMNLNYILLGFSLFCPCCSCFFVLPLPYGE, from the exons GACACGTACACACTGACATACGTCTACAGACGTAGACCTCCATTTGTGGTCGTAG GATGTTTCcaggtgattttgtttgtcaTGCACATTGCTCAGCTCATCATGG GAGCATTGAACCTCCATGACTGTCCCAGGGAGCCCTTTATTCCCATCTACCTGCTGGTGGTTGGAGTGGTGACCTTGCTGTTCTCCATCCTTCAGTGTCTCCGCAACTGCAGGAGCGCCTGGAGCTGCCTCGTTTCACTCTTCGTCTTCTGCTGGTTCATTGCTG GAAACGTGTGGATCTACTCCGTCTATGAGCCCAACTACAATAAGACAGCGAGCCCGCATATGTACTGCGACAAAACACTCTACCTGTTTGCCTTCTGGACCATGAACCTGAACTACATCCTTTTAGGCTTCTCGCTCTTCTGTCCCTGTTGCTcgtgcttttttgttttgcctttaCCCTATGGTGAATAA
- the LOC106675149 gene encoding uncharacterized protein LOC106675149 isoform X2 produces the protein MLQKTISKKTDIKLEIMPESERPKCTSEPRTTILGCILVISCILFIAQVIAALATDECKGEFYIPICIYNYGFISAFLALSMCTAKRMQQFPITPRKQLLYLLHRGRCKWCNIGCCSVPLLVVCFFYLGVNVFMYSDIKPNFNKSVTTGIIYCNKTFYLFAFWSTNLTYGLLGLLFITFWCCKRQQPEDGDEAQILVQHYQIRILWVTVYEV, from the exons ATGCTGCAAAAGACAATCAGTAAAAA gACAGATATAAAACTAGAAATAATGCCAGAGAGTGAAAGACCAAAATGCACCTCCGAACCTCGAACAACAATATTAG GGTGTATCCTGGTGATTTCCTGCATCCTGTTCATTGCTCAAGTGATAGCTG CTTTAGCAACTGATGAATGCAAAGGAGAGTTCTACATCCCCATATGCATCTACAATTATGGATTCATATCTGCATTTCTGgcactgagcatgtgcacagCGAAAAGAATGCAGCAGTTTCCAATTACACCAAGAAAGCAGTTGCTGTACCTGCTGCACCGAGGGCGGTGCAAGTGGTGCAACATAGGCTGTTGCTCTGTGCCCCTCCTCGTCGTCTGTTTCTTTTACCTTGGTG ttaATGTGTTCATGTACTCGGATATAAAACCCAACTTCAATAAGAGCGTAACCACAGGCATTATCTACTGCAACAAGACTTTCTACCTGTTTGCATTTTGGAGCACCAACCTGACCTACGGCCTGTTGGGGCTGCTGTTCATCACTTTTTGGTGTTGTAAACGACAACAGCCTGAAGACGGAGATGAGGCTCAAATACTCGTCCAGCATTACCAGATTAGGATCCTATGGGTCACTGTATATGAAGTCTAA
- the LOC105941176 gene encoding transmembrane protein 272-like: MNLKTVSVDVKKKAAACILGMFFILGVAQLTVGGLYEHDCPREPFIPTYLCGPMAVVGILGTIGVCNKICFLLTSIFFFAWFIAGNVAIFSIYEPNYNKNTTKTDSYCNKTLYLFAFWSTILTYVLFAALVYICCCCKEKQADDNEALLRR; the protein is encoded by the exons ATGAACCTCAAAACTGTGTCTGTGGACgtcaaaaaaaaagcagcag CGTGCATCTTGGGGATGTTTTTCATCTTAGGCGTGGCTCAGTTGACAGTTG GTGGGTTGTACGAGCATGACTGTCCAAGGGAACCCTTCATCCCCACTTATCTATGTGGACCCATGGCTGTTGTTGGGATACTTGGAACAATAGGGGTGTGCAACAAGATCTGTTTCTTGTTAACCAGCATTTTCTTCTTTGCCTGGTTCATTGCTG GTAATGTGGCGATCTTCTCCATTTATGAACCAAACTACAACAAGAACACAACAAAAACTGATTCGTACTGCAACAAAACGCTCTACCTGTTTGCATTTTGGAGCACCATCCTGACCTACGTGCTGTTTGCTGCACTCGTTTACATTTGTTGCTGCTGTAAGGAAAAACAGGCTGATGATAATGAGGCTCTGCTGCggagataa
- the LOC106675149 gene encoding uncharacterized protein LOC106675149 isoform X1 — protein MIKNIIISVNGWMKKNTKTKKESERCCKRKLKQHAHMPMLYVAMFLQQSLSRKSCQTHKQTTICDLKFFCMLQKTISKKTDIKLEIMPESERPKCTSEPRTTILGCILVISCILFIAQVIAALATDECKGEFYIPICIYNYGFISAFLALSMCTAKRMQQFPITPRKQLLYLLHRGRCKWCNIGCCSVPLLVVCFFYLGVNVFMYSDIKPNFNKSVTTGIIYCNKTFYLFAFWSTNLTYGLLGLLFITFWCCKRQQPEDGDEAQILVQHYQIRILWVTVYEV, from the exons atgattaaaaacataaTTATCTCAGTAAATGGCTGGATGAAAAAgaatactaaaactaaaaaagaaagtgaaagatgctgtaaaaggaaGTTGAAGCAACATGCTCACATGCCCATGTTATATGTGGCCATGTTCCTGCAACAGTCCCTTTCAAGGAAGTCCtgccagacacacaaacag ACTACTATTTGTGATTTGAAATTCTTCTGTATGCTGCAAAAGACAATCAGTAAAAA gACAGATATAAAACTAGAAATAATGCCAGAGAGTGAAAGACCAAAATGCACCTCCGAACCTCGAACAACAATATTAG GGTGTATCCTGGTGATTTCCTGCATCCTGTTCATTGCTCAAGTGATAGCTG CTTTAGCAACTGATGAATGCAAAGGAGAGTTCTACATCCCCATATGCATCTACAATTATGGATTCATATCTGCATTTCTGgcactgagcatgtgcacagCGAAAAGAATGCAGCAGTTTCCAATTACACCAAGAAAGCAGTTGCTGTACCTGCTGCACCGAGGGCGGTGCAAGTGGTGCAACATAGGCTGTTGCTCTGTGCCCCTCCTCGTCGTCTGTTTCTTTTACCTTGGTG ttaATGTGTTCATGTACTCGGATATAAAACCCAACTTCAATAAGAGCGTAACCACAGGCATTATCTACTGCAACAAGACTTTCTACCTGTTTGCATTTTGGAGCACCAACCTGACCTACGGCCTGTTGGGGCTGCTGTTCATCACTTTTTGGTGTTGTAAACGACAACAGCCTGAAGACGGAGATGAGGCTCAAATACTCGTCCAGCATTACCAGATTAGGATCCTATGGGTCACTGTATATGAAGTCTAA
- the LOC143417083 gene encoding transmembrane protein 272-like: MPESERPYFTWIRQTIACTLLVYHIMFFLQAITGLVHIDDCRIDPFIPVYLSGYGFIAVFWLWSKRWCGIILWSASIAIVFMWFIMGTIRIYSVYQPDYNKNTKDPDHYCDKTLYLFAFWTTNLAFVLLAVLFCSYSLAVYFLIESDDNETQTLLGDNQNNAMFIVYFFQRQISLRHEVSISRAT, from the exons ATGCCAGAGAGTGAAAGACCTTATTTCACCTGGATACGTCAAACAATAG CTTGCACCTTGCTGGTTTACCACATCATGTTTTTTCTTCAGGCGATCACTG GATTGGTGCACATTGATGATTGTCGAATTGACCCCTTCATCCCCGTCTATCTGTCTGGTTATGGATTCATAGCCGTGTTCTGGTTGTGGTCTAAGAGGTGGTGTGGTATCATCCTTTGGTCTGCATCCATCGCCATTGTCTTTATGTGGTTCATCATGG GTACCATTCGCATCTACTCCGTTTATCAACCTGACTACAACAAGAACACTAAAGACCCCGATCATTACTGCGACAAGACGCTCTACCTGTTTGCATTTTGGACCACCAACCTGGCCTTCGTCCTGTTAGCTGTTCTTTTTTGCTCGTATTCTTTAGCTGTTTATTTTCTGATAGAAAGTGATGATAATGAGACTCAAACGCTGCTTGGGGATAACCAAAATAATGCAATGTTTATAGTTTACTTTTTTCAAAGGCAAATCTCATTGAGACATGAGGTCTCAATTTCAAGAGCAACCTAA